One Triticum dicoccoides isolate Atlit2015 ecotype Zavitan chromosome 5B, WEW_v2.0, whole genome shotgun sequence genomic window carries:
- the LOC119308740 gene encoding ras-related protein RGP1-like, translating into MSRGGGYGEMGQKIDYVFKVVLIGDSAVGKSQLLARFARNEFSLDSKATIGVEFQTKTLQIDNRTVKAQIWDTAGQERYRAVTSAYYRGAVGAMLVYDMTKRQSFDHMARWLEELRSHADKNIVIMLIGNKSDLGSLRAVPTEDAKEFAERESLFFMETSALEATNVERAFMTGLEEIYRTVSKKNLVANDEANSGGNSSLLKGTKVIIPGQEPAPPAKAACCMSS; encoded by the exons atgtcTCGTGGCGGCGGCTACGGGGAGATGGGGCAGAAGATCGACTACGTGTTCAAGGTGGTGCTCATCGGCGACTCCGCCGTCGGCAAGTCGCAGCTGCTGGCCCGGTTCGCGCGCAACGAGTTCAGCCTCGACTCCAAGGCCACCATCGGCGTCGAGTTCCAGACCAAGACCCTCCAGATCGACAACCGCACCGTCAAGGCCCAGATCTGGGACACCGCGGGGCAAGAGAG GTACAGAGCAGTAACAAGTGCCTACTACAGAGGCGCAGTAGGAGCTATGCTAGTATATGACATGACCAAGCGCCAGTCCTTCGATCATATGGCGCGGTGGCTCGAGGAATTGCGAAGCCATGCTGACAAGAACATCGTTATCATGCTCATCGGGAACAAATCGGACCTGGGCTCGCTCCGGGCTGTCCCGACGGAGGATGCCAAGGAGTTCGCCGAGCGCGAGAGCCTCTTCTTCATGGAGACGTCCGCTCTCGAGGCCACCAATGTGGAGAGGGCCTTCATGACAGGCCTCGAGGAGATATACCGCACTGTCAGCAAGAAAAACCTTGTCGCCAACGACGAGGCTAACTCCGGCGGGAACTCGAGCTTGCTGAAAGGAACGAAAGTTATCATCCCTGGCCAGGAGCCGGCCCCTCCGGCCAAGGCAGCATGTTGTATGTCCTCCTAG